One Bacillus sp. (in: firmicutes) genomic window, AAATGGCGTTAAACACCTCATCTTTACAAACGATATACAGCAAATCGTTTTCGGTTAATGGGTGTTTAGGGGTTTGGGCAAAATCCATTTTGTCATTGACGGAAACGAGAACTGCTCCGTGCTCGAATAACGATTGGTACGCCTCTTCATATGTCTTCCATTCTTTTTTTGGGTGTAACTCGTGAATATTGCTGCCATAGGTTTTACTTAACAACTGTCGGAATAAACCAGTTGTTCCCGGATGAAGGGTTGCCTTCGCCATTAATAAGGAAATGGAGTCGTTCGATAAGATAAAGTCATCAATTTGAATATGTTTAAATTTCGGTATATGCTTTTCCTCACAAACTTCTACGACGGTATGTATATTTTGCCCATGTTTTTCCGAAAGAGCTTCGACTGCGGAAGCAATTAACAACGATTTTCCGTCCGCTAACAACGGATTATTTATCCGCGTATCTGCAAAAATGGCCACTCGCTTCGCTTTTAAAATATTCGCTTTTAACAACACTTCTTCATCGGACGGATCTCCTTGAATAAAATGGACTTTGTGATGTTCGATGGGGGTTTTAGGTAAGTCGTCGATTAGAACGATTTCTACGTCTGGATCATAGGTTAATACTTCCATAATGGTTTTTTTCGTCCGATTTGACCAGCCGATGTAGATGTAGTGGTTCTCCTTTTTATACATAAGTTTTCCCTCCGTTTTCAATTTTGAGTAAGATGTAAAAGCATCGACGATTTTTCCAATTAAAACCCCAATTAAACCAATACCAAAGACAAATAAAAAAATACCAAGAAGTCTACCAGAGACCGTCGTAGGTGAATAATCGCCATAACCGACGGTAGTTAATGTCGTCATGGTCCACCAAAATCCTTCAAAATATGTTGGAAAGTCCTCCGGTTCTAATACATGAATGAATACCGTACCAATCAGAATGATCAAAAGTGAAAGCAAAAAGATGGATAAAAATTCAAGTTTCATGAGTTTGTTCCAAAGTCGTAAAAAGATCGTCATCTAATTCCCCCCTTTTCTTCATATTATCATGAATTTTTTTAAAGTTATCATTTGGAAACGAAACTCAGGGTACACTTAACTCGTAGAAAGATAGAAAAGAGGAAGAGGAGTTTAGGAATGGCGAACGTAGTTTTAGAGTACCGACGCTTAAAGTGGAACGATGAATATGAGCCATTATATCACTACCCTAACATTGAATTAGAACAAATTTTAGCGAGACGTGAATGTGAGTTTTTTGTAAAAAATGGGGTTACGTACAAACAAGTGTCATCCGCCAAAGAAGGAAACTTATTTGTCATTTATGTACAAATTTACGAGGAATCGGCCCCTGATACGGAAGATTCAGATGCAAGAGAAGGCATTAAATTAGAGATACGGGAGTTAAATGAACGGCAAAACCATCCGCTTATTCAGACGTATCATTTTCATCACCATTTAGACGTGTTAAGCGTGATCGGTTCAGTGTACATTTATGAACAAGGGAAAGAATGGGAACGAGATTCAGCCGAAATCGATGAAGACCGAATGGTGTATATATTATATGTGACCCCGACTGGATACGAGTTAGAGGAGGAATGGTCATGAACAAAACGAAAACGATGTTAGCCGGGGTGATGGCAACGTTAGTGTTAGCTGGGTGTAATGATGAGCAAGCCCTGCCACCGGAATTACAGCAGATTGATTGTGACGATTGGGAGTGGGATGACGAATCAGGAACGTTTTACTGTGATGACGACCATTCATATTATCGGGGGCACTATTATCATGGAGGCAAATTTTATAAGAGTAAATCGTCTCTTAAACAATCTTCAACGTATCAGTCTTATTACAAAGGCTATAAAGCGGGAATTGGAAGCGGGACTAAAGGTGGGTTTGGCGGATAATGGTTCTCACCCCTTTTCAGCAAAAACGTCGTACCTTTTATAAACAAATTCCCTATTTTTGGCCGAATTTATACAACGAAGAATATGCTTTATACGATGTGAAAGTGGAGACGCAAGAGCAAATTGAAAGGATTCGGGATGCTGCTCAGAAGGTATGGTCAATTTTTGCGAAAACAGCTCCTGTTTTAAGACGATTAGAAGACGAGACACTTCTTCAACTAGGGTTTCCAAAAGCAACCGTTCCCTTTTTAAAATTGCACTCTATTCCGATGAATTGTGTTATTGGTCGTTTTGACTTTGTCGTTAACGGTCCTGACATCAAATTACTCGAGTTTAACGCCGATACGCCGACGTTTATTAAGGAAACGTTTTTCGTTAACGGAAAAGTATGTCAGGAATTTGGTGTCCAAAACCCGAATGAAGGCTGTGAGCAACTGCTGGCTCACACCGTTCGAAAAGCGATTCGAATGGCATGGAAACGATTAAAATTGAACCACCCTCCGAAGATTGTGTTTACGTCCCACGATGACCATGAAGAAGATTATTTAACGACTCGATATTTAATGGAAATAGCGAAAGTGGAAGCGAAATATGTGAGCTTATCTGATCTACGGCTGTTACCTCAACAGATCATGGATGGAGAAACGATCGTCCAAGAAGCAGGAGTTTTTACACCGAATGGGGAAAAAATTGATATATTGTATCGCCAAACGTACCCGATTGAGCATCTAATCGATGACCGCGACCCATATACGGGAGAACCTGTCGGACAAATGCTTCTCGAATTCGTCCAAAATAACAAACTGATGATTTTAAATCCTGTTTCTTCGTTTTTACTACAATCAAAGGCAGTGATGGCCTTAATTTGGGGGCTGTACGAAGAGCGACATCCCATTTTTACGGAAAATGAACGAAAAGTCATAGAAACGTATTTTCTACCCACATATTTAGACAAAGACGTATTTGTCGAAGAAGAAATTCCTTTTGTCAAAAAACCAGCTTTTGGACGAGAAGGCGACACAGTGGTTATTTATCTACCGGGCGGAGAGAAATGGATAGAAGATAAGCAAAAAACGTATACCGATTCTCTTCCCGTATTTCAGCAGTACATCCCTTTACCGACCCATACGATTCAAACTGAAAAAGGAGAACAAACGGCTCATATTATGTACGGGTGTTTTATCCTCAACGGACAACCAAGCGCAATTGGCATTCGTGCGGGTGGCCCCATCACCGATAATGCATCGTACTTTTTACCAATAGGTTTTAAATAAAGGCTATGTTATATGTCAGTGTTGATTTTTAGCAAGTTATTCACACGGCGGCGACTCCAGCGGGAACAAGAAGCCGCAAGACCCTTACTTGAGCGTTACGAGGGAAGCGGCTTGCGGCTTGCCCGCGGAAAGCTTCAGCCTGCAGCGAAATGTTTAACAGACATTCATGCCAATTGCCATTGGAACATCGATGAATGAAATAACAGTAAAAGTTATCCACAATTATTTTAGGGTAGAGACTAAATAAAAAAGGAGGAATCATCATGGATGAACTGATTACGTTATCATCATTTGGAAACTTTTTAGCACACGTAGGGGTTGGACTGTTCTTATTGCTGTTAGGAATTATCGTTTTTTCTTTGACGACCAAGTTTTCCGAACGGGAATTAATTAAACAAGGAAACTTAGCGGTGGCTCTCAAACTATGGGGAAAAGGACTAGGATTAGCGATTGTCATTTTTACCGTCTGGGCTAGCAGTGTCAGCTTACTCGATGCATTTATTTGGGGACTTGTCGGTATTGTGACTCAAGTCGTTTCCTACTATATCATCGAATACATCCTTACTCCTAAAACAAACTTAGCGAAAAAAGTAGAAGAAGGAAACACCGCCATCGGTTTCAGTCTATTTTCCGCTAGTATCGCTGTTGGCTTAATCGTCGCTGCCAGCTTAACTTATTAATATTATTAGAACGCTTAGGACATACCCTGAGCGTTCTGTTAATTGAATATAGGAGAAATTGTTAGGAAGTAAATCAAAGGTAAATAGAGGCTATTACTTCGTTCAATAATCGGAAGGATCGTTCAATAAAACAATTTAGAGGATGATTATGTAGTTTACTCGATTTTATTTATATCCGAAAAAATGAGGGGGGACATGATGGAGTTTTATAGATTTGATAAAGAGATTGGTAAGAAAATTTCAAAATTTAATTCAGATTTTATAATGTCGCGTATTATTAAGACTGAAAAACCAGCTCATATTGGGTGTATGTATTTAGAAGCAAACGGTACCATAGGATATCATCAAGCTGTTGTTCCTCAACTACTCCTTATTATGAATGGAGAGGGTTATGTGAGGGGTGAAAAAGAAGAATATTTTAAAGTTCAAGCTGGAGATGCGGTATTTTGGGAGAAAGATGAGTGGCACGAAACAAAATCGAATAGTGGATTAACTGCTATTGTCATTGAAAGTGAAGAATTAAACCCCTCATCTATTATGACTTTAAAGAAATAAATGATATTCAACAAAAGGGTGCATTACATATGTACAGCTTCTTTTTATTCCATAAAAGGCCGCTTTACTTGAATAACAGTAATTTTGTCAACAGTCTAGGACGTTTAGAACATACCCTAGGCGTTTTATTTTTGTTAGCTCTATCGTATCGTTTCGTGACATCACTTAAAATATAAATTGCGTAAAAGCCCTAATGAAAGAAATCTTTATTTATCTATCAAATTTAAAAAAAAATTTAATTTAGGTATTGCATTTCAATAAAATCCTATGATAATATAAAAAACGTTGTCAGGAGATGTCGAAACACGACGAAGCGTTGTGTTAAAAAGCAATGATCCTAAACCAATTTGAGCCATTAGCTCAGTTGGTGGAGCACGAATGAATAAACTACAGAGCGAAACATCGAGCGCACCACTCGAGCCACTCCTTGCGTAAACTTCCTGAGAGTGGGGCGACAAAAATAAGCTCCGAGTTGTACCGCTCGAGCCGCTGCTTGAATAAGCATCCTGAGAGCGGGACACAAAAATATGCATCATCCTAACCAATTTGAGCCATTAGCTCAGTTGGTAGAGCATCTGACTTTTAATCAGAGGGTCGGAGGTTCGAGTCCTCCATGGCTCACCAAGAACATGGCCCGTTGGTCAAGTGGTTAAGACACCGCCCTTTCACGGCGGTAACACGGGTTCGAATCCCGTACGGGTCATCTATCCGAGGCGACGTTTTCGCCTCGGTCATTAAAAATACATAAGGTCCCGTGGTGTAGCGGTTAACATGCCTGCCTGTCACGCAGGAGATCGCGGGTTCGATTCCCGTCGGGACCGCCATTTTTTTTTGCTCTTAAATACATATACAAGCTCGGTAGCTAAGAGCGAAACATCCTTGAATAAGCTGCGAGTTGTACCGCTCGAGCTGCATCTTGAGTAAGCATACTGAGAGCGGGGCGAAGGAATTAAAAAGCAGCTATTAATTTAGGATTAGATAATAAATACGGCTCGGTAGCTCAGTCGGTAGAGCAACGAGCATTGCTTCTTTGAAAAAGCTGCGAGTTGTACCGCTCGAGCTGCATCTTGAGTAAGCATACTGAGAGCGGGACACGAAAATCGAGCGCACCGCTCGAACCACTACTTGAAAAAGCTTTCTAAGAGCGGGGCGAGGAATTAAAAAGCAGCTATTAATTTAGGATTAGATAATAAATACGGCTCGGTAGCTCAGTCGGTAGAGCAAAGGACTGAAAATCCTTGTGTCGGCGGTTCGATTCCGTCCCGAGCCATCAGCAACCACCTGTAAAAGCAGGTGGTTTTTTTATTACAAGATAAAAGCTAGCGAAGTTGCCGTATACACAAAATGATTAAACAAATTCATCTAAAGCATGTGAGGCTTGGTAGCTCAGTCGGTGGCGTACGAATGAATAAACGACAGAGCGAAACATCGAGCGCACCACTCGAGCCACTCCTTGCGTAAACTTCCTGAGAGTTCGGCGACAAAAAAGCTGCGAGTTGTACCGCTCGAGCCGCTGCTTGAATAAGCATACTGAGAGCGGGACGAAGAGCAAAAATAATAAGAATGAATGGTATATACAGAGAACCTTAGCGCCACCTGGGACAAAGGTGGCTTTTTTGTTACTCAAAATTAACCCAGCGAAACTGGGGTAGCCATTAATCACATAAAAGCAGAAAGGCTCGGTAGATACAAGCAAGACATTTTCGAAATAGCTCTGAGTTGTACCACTTGATCCGCATGATAAAAATTTTAAAAAATAAAGGAGAGTACATACTTACCATGAATAAAATATGTACTCTCCTTTTACCTTTAATGAGCACTCGTTCGTGGAAGAAAAATTACTTATTACAATACTTTTTCCATATCCAGCATGGGGGAAAATCCAATACGTTCATAGATTCTCCTCCCCTGTGAACTTGCCCATAGTCTAGCCCTTTTTGCTCCCCGCTTTTTTAGCCAAGAACAGACTTCTGTCACCAATTGAGAAGCTAGTCCTTTTCTTCGGTGATTTTTAATTGTATAAACACAAATTACCCAACCAAAAGGGGTTTGTTCTTCACTTAGTGGATTCGCATACTCCATTCTAATAAGTCCCCCTGCACATGCTACAATATTTCCATTCTCATCAACTGCAACCCTGAAACCTAGATTATTCTCTTCACTCTCCTTAAGAAATAAATTTCTAATTTCGTTAATACGTTCTATGTTTGGTTTTGGTATACCATCCTTTTCCCCCATCTCACATGCCATTTTAAACCAATATTCTGCAAGCATTAATAGTTCGTTTTTTGTTGCCCATCTTGTGATATACATTATATATTCCACCCATACATTTATTTTACTTAGATGTTCAATATTCTTTCTATTATTCCTCCCTTATTCAACCATACTTTCCTGTTAACCATCATGAAGATACTAACGGGTTTCGGTTATAAGAGAGAAATAATTAAAAAACAACGTGTGTGTGTGAAAATCAGTTTAAGTAATACTTTTAACGCACAAATTAACGCTGAAAATAAAAATTCTAATGAAAAATTTCCTCCTCTTTTCGACAAAACCTATCTACTAATCTTAAAAAGTGACAAATAATTACAAAATCAGTCATTTTTTGTATCTAATAATACATTTTTGTTACATTACTTTAACAATGCTAATTTTTAAACTATTTTATGATAAAGTATAAAAGGTGAAATTGTTCGAATATTTAACGTTAGGAAACAAGCGACAAAAGTTGCGTTCTTCCGACAGGTACGAGTTGTAGGAGGAAATTGACAATGAATTTACTTAATAGATTAAAAGATATTCACAATAAAATAAAAGTGTCCGTTTCTTCAATTTCTACTAGCTTATTAAAGAAGACAGTGATTACAGCGTTAGCCGTTTCAGCTATTTCGATACATACGGTTTCTGCATCAGAAGAAAACGGAATGTTTGAAACCGTCTATCATGTCTATATGAATGATACATACATTGGGACAGTTTCTGATCAATCTGTCATTAATCAAGTAATTGCCGATAAAATGAGTGAGTACAAAGAGAAATATGGTAATTACGAATTTGAATTAGGAAAAGATGTGACGTACATTCCAGAGTTCGTTTATCGTAAAACAGTCGATAACGAACGAACAGCTGAAAAGCTACGTGAAACATTGTCTGTTGAAACGGAAGCGGTAGCGATTGTAGTCAATGACCAGCCTGCAGTATATGTAAAATCAAAAGAAGACGCGGACAAAGTGTTAGAGCAATTAAAATTATCGTATGTTTCAGCGGAACAATTAAAACTGATTGAAGAACAAAAAGCTTCTAATCAACCACTTCCACTACTAAAAGAAAGCGAATCTCGTATTATTGATGTTCAGATGGTGGAAGATGTCAAATTGGAAACGCAAATGGTTGAACCTAGCCAACTCATGTCTGTTGAAGATACGGTAAACTACTTGAAAAAAGGGACGCTTGAAGAGAAAAAATATGTTGTCCAAGAAGGCGAAGTGCTTGGTTCCATCGCATCAAAGCATAATCTTTCATTAAAACAACTCCTTGCACTCAACCCTGGAGTAACGGAAGATACGCTGCTTCAAATCGGTCAAGAACTTAATGTAACTGTATATGAACCTCTTGTTCATATCGTCGTTCAAAAAGAAGTAAACAAAAAAGAAACGATTCCTTATAAAAAAGAAGTCATTGAAGATAAATCTCTTTTCAAGGGAGAAACACGCGTTAAGCAAGAAGGTCAAAACGGTGAACGATCCGTTACTTATGTAATAACCGAAACGAACGGCATTCAAACAAGTAAACAAATAAAAGAAGATAAAATTTTAAAAGAACCAGTTAATCATATTG contains:
- a CDS encoding NAD-binding protein — translated: MTIFLRLWNKLMKLEFLSIFLLSLLIILIGTVFIHVLEPEDFPTYFEGFWWTMTTLTTVGYGDYSPTTVSGRLLGIFLFVFGIGLIGVLIGKIVDAFTSYSKLKTEGKLMYKKENHYIYIGWSNRTKKTIMEVLTYDPDVEIVLIDDLPKTPIEHHKVHFIQGDPSDEEVLLKANILKAKRVAIFADTRINNPLLADGKSLLIASAVEALSEKHGQNIHTVVEVCEEKHIPKFKHIQIDDFILSNDSISLLMAKATLHPGTTGLFRQLLSKTYGSNIHELHPKKEWKTYEEAYQSLFEHGAVLVSVNDKMDFAQTPKHPLTENDLLYIVCKDEVFNAISSK
- a CDS encoding glutathionylspermidine synthase family protein, with the protein product MVLTPFQQKRRTFYKQIPYFWPNLYNEEYALYDVKVETQEQIERIRDAAQKVWSIFAKTAPVLRRLEDETLLQLGFPKATVPFLKLHSIPMNCVIGRFDFVVNGPDIKLLEFNADTPTFIKETFFVNGKVCQEFGVQNPNEGCEQLLAHTVRKAIRMAWKRLKLNHPPKIVFTSHDDHEEDYLTTRYLMEIAKVEAKYVSLSDLRLLPQQIMDGETIVQEAGVFTPNGEKIDILYRQTYPIEHLIDDRDPYTGEPVGQMLLEFVQNNKLMILNPVSSFLLQSKAVMALIWGLYEERHPIFTENERKVIETYFLPTYLDKDVFVEEEIPFVKKPAFGREGDTVVIYLPGGEKWIEDKQKTYTDSLPVFQQYIPLPTHTIQTEKGEQTAHIMYGCFILNGQPSAIGIRAGGPITDNASYFLPIGFK
- a CDS encoding DUF350 domain-containing protein, translating into MDELITLSSFGNFLAHVGVGLFLLLLGIIVFSLTTKFSERELIKQGNLAVALKLWGKGLGLAIVIFTVWASSVSLLDAFIWGLVGIVTQVVSYYIIEYILTPKTNLAKKVEEGNTAIGFSLFSASIAVGLIVAASLTY
- a CDS encoding cupin, whose amino-acid sequence is MEFYRFDKEIGKKISKFNSDFIMSRIIKTEKPAHIGCMYLEANGTIGYHQAVVPQLLLIMNGEGYVRGEKEEYFKVQAGDAVFWEKDEWHETKSNSGLTAIVIESEELNPSSIMTLKK
- a CDS encoding GNAT family N-acetyltransferase, with translation MGEKDGIPKPNIERINEIRNLFLKESEENNLGFRVAVDENGNIVACAGGLIRMEYANPLSEEQTPFGWVICVYTIKNHRRKGLASQLVTEVCSWLKKRGAKRARLWASSQGRRIYERIGFSPMLDMEKVL
- a CDS encoding peptidoglycan DD-metalloendopeptidase family protein, giving the protein MNLLNRLKDIHNKIKVSVSSISTSLLKKTVITALAVSAISIHTVSASEENGMFETVYHVYMNDTYIGTVSDQSVINQVIADKMSEYKEKYGNYEFELGKDVTYIPEFVYRKTVDNERTAEKLRETLSVETEAVAIVVNDQPAVYVKSKEDADKVLEQLKLSYVSAEQLKLIEEQKASNQPLPLLKESESRIIDVQMVEDVKLETQMVEPSQLMSVEDTVNYLKKGTLEEKKYVVQEGEVLGSIASKHNLSLKQLLALNPGVTEDTLLQIGQELNVTVYEPLVHIVVQKEVNKKETIPYKKEVIEDKSLFKGETRVKQEGQNGERSVTYVITETNGIQTSKQIKEDKILKEPVNHIVIKGTKVIPSRGTGNFAWPTVGGYISSKQGYRWGKFHKGIDIARPSNYTIKAADNGVVTFAGWDGGYGKKIVINHKNGFKTVYAHLSTINVSVGQTVSKGQKIGVMGSTGNSTGTHLHFEVYKNGVLQNPLNYLH